The following nucleotide sequence is from Populus trichocarpa isolate Nisqually-1 chromosome 11, P.trichocarpa_v4.1, whole genome shotgun sequence.
ttatggtggattaatttaatttgtgtaaTGAAAAGAAACAAGTCAAAACTCGGGTCTCTATTTACTATCATTTCAAATCTTGTTTCATAATCTAAAAAGTGAGTATTGGACTTTGTTATCAAACCTAAATCTCAAATCACCATCCTATGAATTTTTACCTCTAATAAACACAAGTATTTAGTTGAGGCAAATAGTAGCATGTATGCacaatacatatttttatcattaaaaacaaaattcaataaagcttaccttagataaaatattttatggtgatttttatctttcttttaacaTAACTTACCCCTTACCCAAAAGTCTCTAGAAGCCCGACTAGGATTTTTGATTTCTCATATGGATCACCAAGATGTCCAATGTGATAGAATGCCGACTAACTAGGGATAATTAGTGTTaagctttgtttgtttgatttttatgataaaatactCAATATGTTTTGTACATGTTTTATGCTTGTTTATCTAAACTATTTAATGTTTATTATTTGCATGTAATGGGCTAGAACTGTTTTTTTAGGATGTCTCTCTATAAAAGCAACATCACAGGAAGTCCAACCATTACATACTTCCAATATAAAACTTCATGATTTAATCAAAAAGACTACTTAGTATGTCAAAGTTTTCAGtgtgtagttgttttttaaaatttagttgatTAACCCTCAATTGAAAAGGAGTTGAGttgaatgataaattaataaattattttgtatatattttcacatttttttaatgaataaaaagcTTGAATTTCTCTTCTCAAAATGTATGGGTTAGTGTGTTGAGTTGTTTCCATGTTTTCGGAAGTTTCAAACACCTTTTCCAAATGAGATGAtttcaagaaattatatatatacagacTACCAGGCCATTTAAGAAATTACAGATTTGAAGTATGAGATGATTTCACCTTCTTGATTTTAACACGAATATTACACAGAAAATGTCTATATCTTCCGGTTCCAGACACCTGAATCGCAGTAAAAAACAGGAAGAAGGGGATTAAGCAAAGACCAAAACAGGTTGAAAGCAACAGGTTAGCCGTAAGCCCTTAAATACACTAGGTTCAATCATGCGTGATCATGATATATCTCCTCTTAGTGGTTTTTAGAATcatgatgatataaaattagATCACTTAACAAGTGACAAGGGAGGACACTGAAATTGACCAGCCTGTACACGAACAAAATCACCAAATTCATGTCTATTCGACCTCAGATTTGTAAAGCATTGCCTGAGACGGAGAGGGTAGCATAGAGATggatggaaaaacaattggcaGCCAAAAAATGAATGGCGGTATGACAAATTTATTCACCGGAAAGTAACAAAATTGAACGAAGATTTCGCCATCAGTGACATGAGGAACCACAGAAAGAGGCATAAATCACATGTGTTGAAGGAATTTAAATTACAGTGATTAACAAAAAGAGGAAACAGACCTCATCCTCAATATAAACATTGGCATGGTGTCAGCTCTATATAGGAAGAGGATGTTATTTAACTGCAATAGAATTACATAATTGACAATGACTGAAAAATATAACTCAGCCAACCTTTCTAATGCTAACCTCAGTTTTCCCACTCTCCTAAAAAGGGTAATGCACCATCCCCACCTATGAAAAGTATATGTAATTAATACAACTATATAGTATATCCTACCTCCATCTCCTCCTATCTCAATACCAGGCAGAAGCAGAGATCAAATTCCTATCTTTCCATCCCAAGAGCATAGCTCCATCAATTTCCACCAATGTATAATGCTCTGAGTAACACCTTAGCAGGCTCCTTATCACAGAGTTTACATAGGAGCTCAAAGGGCATTGCCGGAAACCGGCCATCATGAATCTAGACTTCCATTTGCCGAAGAGCTCGTGGCGCTCCTCCCTCTCCTTCCCCTCACAAGCAATGACATTAACTATATCCCTTGCTAGGCAATGCTGCTCCACACTAATTCGCTCCTTCTGGTTTCTCGGCAATCTGACATCAATGGACTCAAACATTGCCAAGTAATAGTTGAGAGTTTCTACAAACCGAGTGAGGAAAGGGGTTGTGTTTGTATTAGATTCTTGCTCCACCAACGTGACCACCTTGGGATTGAGTGATTTGATCATTCGAAGCAGCCCATCTCTTGGATTGTTCACATCAACACTCTCATCAGGAGTGTGGTGGAGCTCCAAGGGAAAGTTTACAGCGAGAGCCTCTCCAGGCCTAACATCAAACATCTCCTTCGTCACATCTGGAGCATAAACTGGTACTCCATGGAACTCTATGGGGATATTAAATTTCTCAGAAATTGCAGTCAACCGTCTCGCAACTGCATCTAAACCGTCACCTCGGGCATATTTAGAAACAGGGTCATCAATACCTGTGATACGCACATGTGGAGCCCCACCTGGTCTGGCTGCAAGAGCTTGAAGGAGAGTCATCCACTGCGTTCCCTGAGCAATGTGGAAGTCTACTATATGGATGTGGTCCTCATTTCTGCATGCTTCAGCAATGGCTCCATTGGCTGCCATGTAACCAAACTTCAGGTAGGGGCAGATTTCATACAGGGTGTGCATGTAAGACAGCAAGTCCTTGCCTTCTGGTTCCTTGCACCTAAGGGCACGATAAATATTAGTACCTGATGACTCCTTCCTTGCTACCAATCCCTCTACCAAGTACGCACCAAGACGCTGGATTGGCTCTCCACTGATAGACACCACACTTCTGGCCTTCTCAATCAACTTATCGAAATCATTCACCTTGTTTTCAGCAAGAGCTTTAGCACATGCAATCAACAGCTGCTTCAAATCTCCAGATGGAATGCCATGAAAATGTACTTCTTCCATTTCCTTTTGGCGTTTCTCAACATGAGCACCTTCGCCGAACTGCCTCTGCCTTGAAACAAAAGACGTCTGAGTCTGAATAACATGAGAACCCTCGCGCTGCTGGCTCCAGGCCCTAGGTTTCTGATCTGATGTTGGTGGCCTGCTACTTCCCCCCAAACAAGTATTTGGTGTGTTTACATCTTCATCATCGTCTGGCCCCATTAGAGTAGTCTCCAATTTCAGCAACGTGTGTTTTATGTTATGGCTAGAACTTGCATCTTGCAGCAATGAAGTGCCGCCAGGAAAGAGCAGTAGACTTTCTCGTTGACAGTCCACAGAAGGGTTCAGCCTACTAAAATAACTGCTGGATTCACCTGAGAGATTCTCTGTGGAGCTGTAGCGGTCCTGGCTGTCACATAACGTAGTAGCATATGTATCACAATCAAATTCAGTTGAGAAAGGCGAGCTGGTTGAATTTCCTATATCTAATTTCAATGAACCAAACAACCTATTAGGCATGGAAGGAACAGACGGATAAGAAGATGAGTAGGATAGGCCCGCACCAGTGACACCGTATCCAAAATACTGGTGTGATTCCATCCTATATATTGTTCTTCTAGCAACACAGAAGATTGGCTAGGCTCTGTTGTAAGCAATTAAAGGCAGCTTTACAACTCTCCTTGGAGAACTCAAACTTGTTTATCTTTAGTGAAAAATATGTATCAGCCtggtaaaaacaaaagaaacataaatgaaCATCTAAGTCGATCTCTTTTAATTACAAGACAACTCCATATTACTCAAAAGTCAAAACTGTGAACATTTAAGGTACAGTAAAACATCAGAGAGAGATCAAGACAAATatcgttttatttttaagaaaaaaaaagaggcaggaTCGAATCAAAAAAGCCGTAATACAAAAGAATCTTCATTATCAACATCCATAATCTAACTCATGCATTTCTAATGACTTCTATGATGTTCCTAATTTCCTATGTACATGGAAGAAGATTCAAACTTTCTTGCTGAACACTGTTGCAGAATCAATCAGTAACCAAGTGCAGGGTTGCCGCCAATTTCTTTGCCCTCTCCAAGACCATATTGGAAAGTGAAATACTTCGCAAATTACCAAACACACTACGCTTAAAATTTCAGTTACTAAGAAAGCACCCGGAACTATAAAATTGCTTGCAACATTTGCTCTGCATTAATTTCGATGAATATAAATCTAGACATGTAATAAAAACAAGGACTTGATTAGAAAAGGTAAGAATTTTTCTCCAAAGGAAAGCAAGAGAAACTATAATTAGCttaggaaaaaagaaatgaagagttAATTAACTTATGTGACTTCTTATTGGACCAAAAGGATAGAATAAAACATcaagtaaaattatttattgaacaATCATTGATCATTCAAAGAAATAGAATCCAAGCTACAACCaaccattcaataaaaaatactacaaGGCTTCCAAGAAAAACCCTGCAATTATCACACAAAAATGAAGcataaaagaacataaaacaGAATCAAATATCAGAAAAAGAGGGCTAAACTTACAAGGAAACCAAAACCCAGAAATCTTCAAAGTTCCAAATCTTGAAAAGGTAGTATAAATCTCGAGAACAAAACTGTATGTAACAaatgaaacaacaaaaagactAAAGAAACTAACTTTCTGggcaagaaaagaagaaagaatttgtGGTTGAGCTTTGTCTGATTTTCTATTTTGACTTTGTCTTTTTATGTGATCCTTTGATGGGTTGtgaagtgttttgttttttgcagaGGTTCCTAAGAACAAGAAGCGAGGCTTCAGTGGTATAAATGGAGGGAGAGATAGAGGGGGTTTCGTGGGATTTTAACGGCGCCGAGTGGTGTCACGAAGTTTAAGATTTGAAGATGGGGTCGTTGATGGACGGAGTTGAGAGAATGTTAACGGTAACCTCTTCGTCCATTTGTGACACCTACAAGAACattcttggttttttcttaCATTTCCATTCTTGACCGCGCTGGTTGAAAATGTCTACCATTGTTGTGTTGACAAGTGACTTCCTAGCAAGATCCCAAGCATGTGCACCGTTTGCTTTTGACTCTACTGGCCATGTAAATCCAAGGGAAAGAGAGTAGGAGTTCCAATCATGATGGTTGAATCTCAGAATTACAAGTCACACTCATCTTCACAAGTTGTGATGAACATCTCTTAAAAATCTTAAAGAGAGATAAATGTTAAGGGTACAAATTGTTAGAGatgaagttttttcttttaaaaataagagatgTTCTCGAGTTACTTTGCACGTTAATAGCAAGTAGATTCTCTTTTGGAACAATTTTAAGATGTACCTcgtagatttaaaaataattaataaatctctTTAATTGTTAGTCATaagatttaaacataaaaaaataaataaaacatatgtttttaatcaccaaatcaactctttttAATATAGGAAAAATTAAACTCTCTTAAAATTAATGGTTAGAAGCAAAGAATTCtctcataaattaaattgtatatagAGCATGTTTAGAATGTGataaaagttatattttaaaaatgttttgagtttgataatatattaaaataatatattttttattttttaaaatttatttttaatatcaacacatcaaaacaatttaaaaatactaaaaaattaattttaaataaaaacaaaatttaaacaaacaGTGTTTTTACAACACCCCAAACACCACCttgttattatcatatatacatcaaaatataaaaaagtataataaatTATGCTCCTGCTCGACTGGCATACACGGTAAGAAGAGATGAAGGTGGGGTATCTTACAAAATTCTCCGTCACGGAGAGGAAACAAACGTAAATGAAGCCAGCCAAAAAAGTTGCGAGAGCCCACGTCAGCAATGACACTAATGAAACACGTGCGATGACAGGTGTAACATACCTTTCATTTGACCTGACGTGGCACGCGTTGACGGCCCCCATTACAAGACCAGCTAGCCAAAGGTGAAAATGGAATTCAAATCCCAAATCCAAAAGATTGAGAAAAAGTCAAAAGGAGAAGACAATTGATTTTGATGGTCATCACTTGTGACTCGAGAGATTATGTAATTCAAGTCCCAATCCTAAAGATTGAGAAAAAGTAATTGATTTTTAGACTTATGGCTTGAAAGATTAtaaattgatgtgtttttaatGGATAATTTGccacaaatattatattatatgcttACAATATTCATTTTGAACCGTCAAAATCACTTAATGAACATTAGAGTACAAGGGAGGAAATAGCATTTCGAAATCTCATAAGAGAAGCGACAATGAAACTCTTCGAGCAATGATCTTATCTATGTTATTTCTCTTGCGGCAATGTAAAATTAAGACACCTTTCGAGAGTCGAgctattcaaaaaaaaaaaaactggttttgaaaaatcattctatatatatatatatatatatatatatatatatatataaggtcaAATCGAATTTTAATGATTAGTGAAATGGTATATCTTTTAAagtaaaatcaatttttgacggaataaaaaagtttatagttatttttataattttctaaatattatatattcctttatttaaattgtttttttgtttcttgtgttACATAAAAATACTCTTTAGTTTATCATTTgatgaggtaaaaaaaaaaattcaagtagctTAAATGCAAAACTTATGTGTTGGATAATCAGTTAATTTCTTAGTTCTAGTAATATGATCTATTCTCTTTAACCAAGATGGCTGGTAGCCGGTATCTAGTGCATGATATTTGTAAAAGGTTTTCTTTTATAGATTTGAGGACTCTTAAATGTTTAAGTAAGTAtctttttaaagagagaaattacaatgatattttagaaagataaactctgaaaatatatgtgctaaaaatattgagaatgaaGATATTGTGAACTTGGAGCTTGAAGGATTTATGGGGGTATTTATAGCTCATAAATCTTATTCTTTTGAAGAGGAGGAGCCGAAGAGTTATTTCatctttgtgatattttaaattgtattctattaaaaataatgcaTATTGGATcagtataaaatattaaggaaaTCACGTGGAGgtctcaaaaaatattaaaggagtGTTAGGCTCATATAAGTTGCATGAACCTATTAGAAGCGGACAATAGGCCGAGGTGCACTGCTTAGGGCCCACAGTCATTGAGGGTTTTGAACcaatcaaattttgatttatcaGTAACCCTCCAAGTCTTTGTGATATTGATACACAAAGACTTGTAAAAATATCTAGTTACGATGATGAGCTCATCGAATTTTCTTCATATGAGAAGAGGGAGGGAAACCCTGAGTAATATACCAGAAAGCCCGTGTGTAGGAGCATGCTCCATGgttgaaaaaagaatttctaTATAGAGAGGAATCATAAATAAAtccatacttagaaaatttttcATGAGGATAAGGTGAAACCATAGAGAAAtccatacttagaaaatttttcTAGTGGCCTGAGAAAACTCACGAGAAGAATCCATTAGAGGAACACATGTGAAAAACTCATTGGAGGAATTCATTCCATTGGAGGAGCTCAATGGAATGATGAAATCCAATGGAGGAACACAATGAAGAAAACTCAATGGAAGAACTCATtccataaaaatcattaattagaaattaaaatatgatgattaatcaagtgtgagtTGATtgtaaatgaattttaaaaattgagcattaaaatgtaattaatacaaggGATTGCAAttttagacctagaaaaaaaatcaagtagggacttgattaaataaatttctaaaattatcatgaaataatatatgtggtATTATTTAAAgggcaaattaatattttaccatttatagagtttttaggttttcctataaataaaatgatatgcTTCTTATTTTTAGTACAGAGAAAAACTATATCAGTTACAGAAatatttgaaacacaaaataaaagagctAGCACTTAAAGGTATAgcaatctctctctcctaaaaaGGTTTAGGAGATTTTTTATTAGTGATTCATGTGGATTACCGTTAGAGGCCGGATATTTGGACAACTTGTAGTTTGCGATAACTTAGctttgaaataattattcaaaactgaaaagaatatctgattttcaagtaattttcaTGTAAATCCTAAAcgaatctatatttttttaatgagatctttaaaactcctataaaattttaaatttacgaGAAACCTAACCCATAAATCACCTAAATTAACCTCGATTACCTTCGTACAGCAAttggtaattatttttgtttttgacgtAGACTATGACTCAAGTTACGGCCTTATTAATCCTTTTGACTCATGACTCAAGACCATGCTATTCGTCAATATCTTGCTATATCAGTCATTGAAGTGCTTCTGCTGATTGCATTTTTGAAACTTTAATGGtacttttttcaattcaaactcTCCAAGTTGaaatgaataaaagaaaattacactGGAAAAGGCATTTCCCTTGggcaaaatataataaagatcaaagtaagtaatttttttcaatcattggaCATCATGTCATGTGGTAATAGACAGGAGGAAGAGGCAATTTTTTTGCCGAGCACTACAAAGTCTTGAAAAAGcatatgaacaaaataaaaaaaaggattctcATGGGCCATGTTTCCTTATCTGAATACGGTAATATCAAGATTTTCAAGTGGAAAATGCATCATGTCATAATCatgctttttctttaattaatcgTTAATCAGAAGACAAGTAGGTGATGAATCTATTGGATTTTCCTGCTTTTGGCATGATcaagaggatatatatatatataattaaggcCAATCGAACTTGTGAGCTTCAGGCTTAGGGGCATGCATTAGAAGGGCAATGGAATCAAATTCCTTTCCGAGCTAGAATCCTTCGGGTGCATCTACAGAAGATAAtctttttcaaggaaaaagatGCATGTCTGCTTTCACTAGCTTTCTGGTAGTGTTTCAGGCACAAATAAAGCACTAAAACTTGAAGTGAGTGCTTATTGAAGTGTTGAAAAGTAACAGTAGCCTATTATGAACTTTCTGTATTCTTCGAACCTTTCTGCTCGATCGAGCCTTTTGCGTTGTTTTTTAATCCACCGTTCTCGaaggcttttttttctttctgtttcttAAATGAGGATCGAATTTGTAGGACTTGGACAGTACATCGATTATTCTTGTTTCTTTAACTGTCAATATTATTAATTCTCtgccaaaatcaataaaaatgaatcaaatcctCATCGGATCGAATTTTCTCCAAATCGAAGTTGATAGGATGGAGGAAGCTTCCTCTTTATTCTCGAGCTCATCAAAATGAAAAGGTACGCATCCTAGATTTCAACTTACGGATGGTAATTTAATATCAACTTAATGGATAATGCTAATTATTATCCGATAAAATAACTATTCAAAAACACTCAATAGATTTAGATCAGTATTTATCAtgtttaaatgaaattattatttttagatactAACCCAAATAAATGAGTATTTATAATGTCCCAATTGAACTGTTGAGTCGGCACCCTGATCAGAGTACAgattattaattttcatgagCTAATTAAACGTTGTTCTTCTCCTTCAACTTCACATCCAAGTTTTCTGTCATTGAGAGAGCCAAATCCATAATTTGGTGGtcaaaaaaccatgttttcttGTAGATaggaaatcttttttattattattatcgcaCAGCAAAAAGCTTTTCTAactagtgtgtttggtattgaggttgctgttgtggttgtggttttaaaaaagttgttttataaaaagtacttttagttgaggttggtttgaaaaaataggtgtttggttaaaactgtggttgaaattgaggttgaacaaaaagtagtttaatgtgtttggttaaaaaaatgcttttcaaattgaggttataaaatatatatatatatatatatgaatgatttttaatttaaatattgtagatttaaccactgttattatatcataaaataaataatattgatatcaaatattttttattattccattaaactatgtgcaatgtcatcacatacgaaataaATCTATCATgatggaattgcgatcaaattccataaatgttacgtcatcatgcgatatccttctaatttatgtagtgttattaaataatattaaatactagtttttttgagtaaaagtcaatttttaaaaaaaaaatttacaatttcattacgtacaaaattcatttgacaagaactacagttttctaaaaaattttgagcgtgcaataaaattaggtaaaatattatcatttataaaaattgagattacagtacaa
It contains:
- the LOC7470916 gene encoding scarecrow-like protein 21 isoform X2, with protein sequence MESHQYFGYGVTDIGNSTSSPFSTEFDCDTYATTLCDSQDRYSSTENLSGESSSYFSRLNPSVDCQRESLLLFPGGTSLLQDASSSHNIKHTLLKLETTLMGPDDDEDVNTPNTCLGGSSRPPTSDQKPRAWSQQREGSHVIQTQTSFVSRQRQFGEGAHVEKRQKEMEEVHFHGIPSGDLKQLLIACAKALAENKVNDFDKLIEKARSVVSISGEPIQRLGAYLVEGLVARKESSGTNIYRALRCKEPEGKDLLSYMHTLYEICPYLKFGYMAANGAIAEACRNEDHIHIVDFHIAQGTQWMTLLQALAARPGGAPHVRITGIDDPVSKYARGDGLDAVARRLTAISEKFNIPIEFHGVPVYAPDVTKEMFDVRPGEALAVNFPLELHHTPDESVDVNNPRDGLLRMIKSLNPKVVTLVEQESNTNTTPFLTRFVETLNYYLAMFESIDVRLPRNQKERISVEQHCLARDIVNVIACEGKEREERHELFGKWKSRFMMAGFRQCPLSSYVNSVIRSLLRCYSEHYTLVEIDGAMLLGWKDRNLISASAWY
- the LOC7470916 gene encoding scarecrow-like protein 21 isoform X1, with the protein product MESHQYFGYGVTGAGLSYSSSYPSVPSMPNRLFGSLKLDIGNSTSSPFSTEFDCDTYATTLCDSQDRYSSTENLSGESSSYFSRLNPSVDCQRESLLLFPGGTSLLQDASSSHNIKHTLLKLETTLMGPDDDEDVNTPNTCLGGSSRPPTSDQKPRAWSQQREGSHVIQTQTSFVSRQRQFGEGAHVEKRQKEMEEVHFHGIPSGDLKQLLIACAKALAENKVNDFDKLIEKARSVVSISGEPIQRLGAYLVEGLVARKESSGTNIYRALRCKEPEGKDLLSYMHTLYEICPYLKFGYMAANGAIAEACRNEDHIHIVDFHIAQGTQWMTLLQALAARPGGAPHVRITGIDDPVSKYARGDGLDAVARRLTAISEKFNIPIEFHGVPVYAPDVTKEMFDVRPGEALAVNFPLELHHTPDESVDVNNPRDGLLRMIKSLNPKVVTLVEQESNTNTTPFLTRFVETLNYYLAMFESIDVRLPRNQKERISVEQHCLARDIVNVIACEGKEREERHELFGKWKSRFMMAGFRQCPLSSYVNSVIRSLLRCYSEHYTLVEIDGAMLLGWKDRNLISASAWY
- the LOC7470916 gene encoding chitin-inducible gibberellin-responsive protein 1 isoform X3, which produces MGPDDDEDVNTPNTCLGGSSRPPTSDQKPRAWSQQREGSHVIQTQTSFVSRQRQFGEGAHVEKRQKEMEEVHFHGIPSGDLKQLLIACAKALAENKVNDFDKLIEKARSVVSISGEPIQRLGAYLVEGLVARKESSGTNIYRALRCKEPEGKDLLSYMHTLYEICPYLKFGYMAANGAIAEACRNEDHIHIVDFHIAQGTQWMTLLQALAARPGGAPHVRITGIDDPVSKYARGDGLDAVARRLTAISEKFNIPIEFHGVPVYAPDVTKEMFDVRPGEALAVNFPLELHHTPDESVDVNNPRDGLLRMIKSLNPKVVTLVEQESNTNTTPFLTRFVETLNYYLAMFESIDVRLPRNQKERISVEQHCLARDIVNVIACEGKEREERHELFGKWKSRFMMAGFRQCPLSSYVNSVIRSLLRCYSEHYTLVEIDGAMLLGWKDRNLISASAWY